One window of Desulfovibrio aminophilus genomic DNA carries:
- the tgt gene encoding tRNA guanosine(34) transglycosylase Tgt: MSGPGEFTILARDGQARRASLVTAHGVIQTPAFMPVGTVGSVKSVCPRDLKDAGTQILLGNTYHLYLRPGDELVARRGGLHKFMGWDGPILTDSGGFQVFSLQDIRRISEEGVEFRSHIDGSKHFFSPEKVVSIQRNLGSDIMMVLDECVAFGADREYTARSLELTTRWARRCREAYPQGSGDQLLFGITQGGFHLDLREKSLAQLAEIPFDGFAIGGLSVGESTAEMYAILRHIAPMLPADKPRYLMGVGTPMDILTGIEAGVDMFDCVLPTRNARNGTLFTSQGKVNIKRAEYREDDGPLDPACRCYACTHFSRAYLRHLYVSRELLSYRLNTIHNLTFFLDLAAQAREAVEQGRLGELKARYSAVYPAGRE, translated from the coding sequence ATGAGCGGACCCGGCGAATTCACCATCCTGGCGCGCGACGGCCAGGCCCGGCGGGCCTCCCTGGTCACGGCCCACGGCGTGATCCAGACCCCGGCCTTCATGCCCGTGGGCACCGTGGGCTCGGTCAAGAGCGTCTGTCCCCGCGACCTCAAGGACGCCGGAACCCAGATCCTGCTCGGCAACACCTACCATCTCTATCTGCGGCCCGGGGACGAGTTGGTGGCCCGGCGCGGCGGCCTGCACAAATTCATGGGCTGGGACGGCCCGATCCTCACGGACTCCGGCGGATTCCAGGTCTTCAGCCTCCAGGACATCCGGCGCATCAGCGAGGAGGGCGTGGAGTTCCGCTCGCACATCGACGGCTCCAAGCACTTCTTCTCCCCGGAAAAGGTCGTCTCCATCCAGCGCAACCTGGGCTCGGACATCATGATGGTCCTGGACGAGTGCGTGGCCTTCGGCGCGGACCGGGAGTACACGGCCCGCTCCCTGGAGCTGACCACGCGCTGGGCCCGGCGCTGCCGCGAGGCCTATCCCCAGGGCTCGGGCGACCAGCTGCTCTTCGGCATCACCCAGGGCGGCTTCCACCTGGACCTGCGCGAGAAGAGCCTGGCCCAGCTGGCGGAGATCCCCTTCGACGGCTTCGCCATCGGGGGACTCTCGGTGGGCGAGTCCACGGCCGAGATGTACGCCATCCTGCGCCACATCGCGCCCATGCTGCCCGCCGACAAGCCGCGCTACCTCATGGGCGTGGGCACGCCCATGGACATCCTCACGGGCATCGAGGCCGGGGTGGACATGTTCGACTGCGTCCTGCCCACGCGCAACGCCCGCAACGGCACGCTCTTCACCTCCCAGGGCAAGGTGAACATCAAGCGCGCGGAATACCGCGAAGACGACGGCCCGCTGGACCCGGCCTGCCGCTGCTACGCTTGCACCCACTTCTCGCGGGCCTACCTGCGCCACCTCTACGTCTCCCGCGAGCTGCTCTCCTACCGCCTGAACACCATCCACAACCTGACCTTCTTCCTGGATCTGGCGGCCCAGGCCAGGGAGGCCGTGGAACAGGGGCGGCTGGGCGAGCTCAAGGCCCGCTACTCGGCGGTCTACCCCGCCGGGCGGGAGTGA